The genome window TATACAAGAAGAGATCAAGAATGAAAAGAACCAACCCTAAATGCAAAGACGACGAACCGACCCGCAGCCAGTAACCTTTACGTTCAAAATTCAGCCGCCCACTCCCTGCCAAGGCCATCACCAGCACCAACAACTGCAAGGAAAGAGTGATACCGAGGGTGACCATCAGCGCCATCACCACACCGCGAAACCATGTTGTCACAAGCACTACTATCAATAGAGCGAGGGCAAAACGGTTCAGCCACTCGGTGGGTAGCAGACGCTTAGGGACGCAAATCGCCAGAAGCACGATCAAAACAATGATAAACGGGCTCACTAGTTGATTCATCCATTCCATGTAAGCACCCTTGGTGACTGGATCAAGTTGCTGTAACTGAGCGAATTTAAAATAAAACATCCCGTACACACAGATACCTGAAATAACCGCCAGCACCAGCGCCGTGGCAAGAATCAAATAAAAATCATACGAGTTTTTTTTCTCTATGGTCATGGTAATAAGGTTTTTTGCTTATTGGAAGGTGTGTTCGCCTGGGAAATAAAAGGACGAGATGAAGGTAAAGATCATCGCCACAAAACAGACTATGCCGAGGATTGAGGTGAAGTACCACATCAACTTCTTATTGGCATAGAGCCGGGTGTGCAGATAGGTGCTGTAGATCGCCCACATCATGATTGATGAACAGATCTTGGGGTCCCACCACCAGTTGGGCCCCCAGGCCTGCAAGGCCCAAGGGTAACCGAGGAGCATCCCCAAGGTCAGCATGAAATAGCCAAATTTGGCGCTATCATAGCCTAAGGTCTCTATCTCGACATCACGTTTGACCAGCATGAACACCGAAGTAATAAAGGTGACGGTAATGGCGCTGTACGAGAGAAAGAGCATTGGCGGGTGGAGCCACATATAATGGGTATTGTAATAAAAGATCATCCGCGGATAAAGACGCATGAATTCGCCAAACATCTGTCTCGGGTCATCTCCAGCTGCGTACCAGGCACCAATCTCGCTAAAGAATTTCGGTAATGGTTGGGAGAAAGGATTGGCAAACCAGTAGAGAATAGAGATCTGGAGAGTAAGAAGAACCACCAGCGCCCCTTTGAGGCGATGGCTTGCTGTATGGAGAAAAGCAAAAAAAGCCATAAAAGAATAACACGTGAACCAGAAGTAGTATTTTTCGTTTTCAACCCAAAGAGGGATGACATAACGGGGGGGGTGAGCAGGATCGAGCAGGGGAAAGGCATACTGGGCTTGAGCATTAATCAGCTCAAGTTGTTGATTGACAAGAGGAACTATCGCTTCGGGAAACTCTAAGGGCAGAGTCTGATAGATTTGGTAATGAAGCCAGCAAATCAGCACAAACCCTGCCATAAAGATCAGATTGATGCCAACAAAAGTCCATTGCAGCACAGGAAACGCCACCGAATCCTTCCTTGATACATTCATTACTCCCATAATCCCGCCCAAGAGTGAGAAGGCGAGTAATGCGATCATGATTCCCTGGCCAATATAAGAAAATGGCCCGGTAATGCTTTGCATGATAAGGTTCATGAAAAAGTCCTTGCCTACTCTTCGATAGGCTAATGGTAAAATGATTACATGAGCGGTATAGTACAGACAGAGGATTTTTTCAAGAACAGCGTGGCTAAGTTATATATTTGAGGAAGAGGAGTCAGGTTTTCCCGTTGATAATTAACAGTCTCGCAAAAAGGTAGCCGATGGCTGATATGGTTTGTATCCCCGCAGCTCCGTCAGAACTCGCACCTGAGAGTATGCCTATGCACCCACCTATTCTAAACCCTTGCGAAAAGCTCTGTTATAAAGCATAATCTTAAATCACGTTTTCTTTGCACTTATTGAGCATTTATCAGGCGACAGACCATGACTACAGCAAACCAAGATCGCAGAAGAAGTCCCCGGATAGAGTGTCACGACGTATGGCTTCAAGTTCAAGTTGGTGATCAGGAAGGCATTGTCCCCACGGAACAACACCCTACCCTTCAAGTGAGAGTGAGCAATATCAGCGACAGCGGCATCTGCCTGATCTCCCAAGAGCGATTAGAATTGGGACAGATTGTCTACTTTTCCGACCCCAAACTTCCCGCCAGAGGGACCGTGGTCTGGGCCTACCAGTCTCAACTGGAATGTAAAGCTGGCATTCATTTTTGCCAATAAATCCCCTTGCGCCTCGCAAACACTCTTTTTTTCACCGTACTTTCCTTCCATACTAGTCTAGAAATTTCCTCCATGGCTAAGCAGCAAATGGGCCGATATATACAAAGTGGATGGTGTTGCACAAGTGAGGACATGCACAGTGTGGCATATCAGCCACTATCCCTTCTATTTCCCTAAAACCGACAACTGCCAGTTCGGCTCCAACGTCCA of Desulfobulbaceae bacterium contains these proteins:
- a CDS encoding PilZ domain-containing protein, translating into MTTANQDRRRSPRIECHDVWLQVQVGDQEGIVPTEQHPTLQVRVSNISDSGICLISQERLELGQIVYFSDPKLPARGTVVWAYQSQLECKAGIHFCQ
- a CDS encoding cytochrome C biogenesis protein, giving the protein MNLIMQSITGPFSYIGQGIMIALLAFSLLGGIMGVMNVSRKDSVAFPVLQWTFVGINLIFMAGFVLICWLHYQIYQTLPLEFPEAIVPLVNQQLELINAQAQYAFPLLDPAHPPRYVIPLWVENEKYYFWFTCYSFMAFFAFLHTASHRLKGALVVLLTLQISILYWFANPFSQPLPKFFSEIGAWYAAGDDPRQMFGEFMRLYPRMIFYYNTHYMWLHPPMLFLSYSAITVTFITSVFMLVKRDVEIETLGYDSAKFGYFMLTLGMLLGYPWALQAWGPNWWWDPKICSSIMMWAIYSTYLHTRLYANKKLMWYFTSILGIVCFVAMIFTFISSFYFPGEHTFQ